Proteins encoded by one window of Dendropsophus ebraccatus isolate aDenEbr1 chromosome 4, aDenEbr1.pat, whole genome shotgun sequence:
- the TMEM138 gene encoding transmembrane protein 138: protein MLQPGNYSLVLTLQFLLLIYDLFVNSFSELLRSAPVIQLVLFILQDVCILFAAIVLFLMLFNTFVFQAGLLGLLCQRFQVTVLLCALHLTLSVSLHVWLMNLRWKTENIFVWSDGLQALFALQRVVAVLYFYFYKRTALSLGDSRYYHDSLWLRNEFARVRG from the exons ATGCTGCAGCCTGGGAATTACAGCCTGGTCCTGACCCTCCAGTTCCTGCTCCTGATCTATGATTTGTTTGTCAATTCCTTCTCGGAGCTCCTGCGTTCGGCCCCGGTTATTCAGCTGGTGCTATTCAT ATTACAGGATGTCTGCATTTTATTTGCAGCCATTGTCCTGTTCCTTATGCTATTTAACACCTTTGTGTTCCAAGCTGGGCTCCTGGGCTTGCTGTGTCAGCGTTTCCAAGTCACGGTTTTACTCTGTGCTCTGCATTTAACCCTGAGTGTGTCATTACACGTGTGGCTCATG aATCTAAGGTGGAAAACGGAGAATATCTTTGTATGGTCAGATGGATTGCAGGCGTTGTTTGCTCTGCAGAGAGTTG TGGCCGTGCTGTATTTTTACTTCTACAAGAGGACTGCTTTAAGTCTGGGAGACTCCCGCTACTACCATGATTCGCTATGGCTGCGCAATGAGTTTGCTCGAGTACGGGGTTAA